A genomic segment from Glycine soja cultivar W05 chromosome 20, ASM419377v2, whole genome shotgun sequence encodes:
- the LOC114402792 gene encoding uncharacterized protein LOC114402792, whose product MESQREYEKEEEALVLKTTKVVEYLVPKMSIELLCKFPDNSAYDFDYSQSTIWSPLLPRPYTPMDLDLITPKKLSYDEKVGSKLRKKFTASTFNLNLDFIRKNSKSKNKKVPSEFSPTPFRGACNPIMNKRWARALKAASKQFKKWKVKRDPIAHVMLPRS is encoded by the exons ATGGAATCACAAAGAGAAtatgagaaagaagaagaagcactagtgttgaaaacaacaaaagtggTGGAGTATTTGGTGCCAAAGATGTCAATTGAGCTTCTGTGCAAGTTTCCAGATAACTCTGCCTATGACTTTGACTACTCTCAGAGCACAATTTGGTCCCCTTTGCTTCCAAGACCTTACACTCCCATGGATTTGGATCTCATCACTCCAAAGAAACTTTCCTATGACGAGAAGGTGGGTTCTAAGCTTAGGAAGAAGTTCACTGCCTCTACCTTCAATCTTAACCTTGATTTCATCAGAAAGAATAGCAAGAGCAAGAACAAGAAGGTGCCTTCTGAATTTTCTCCAACACCCTTTAGAGGTGCTTGTAACCCCATCATGAAcaag CGATGGGCAAGAGCACTGAAAGCTGCCTCAAAACAGTTCAAGAAATGGAAGGTGAAGAGAGACCCCATTGCCCATGTGATGCTACCCAGATcatga